One genomic segment of Stigmatopora argus isolate UIUO_Sarg chromosome 18, RoL_Sarg_1.0, whole genome shotgun sequence includes these proteins:
- the cenpt gene encoding uncharacterized protein cenpt, which yields MLFEEKDTPRKVLMDILQTDPVKSPVVPLEPQPSVADTQCPSLELSEWDLSNPTIGVTSVAKRLTRERPRRSLNVTAFVERVEKDYAENEDDNSAQQDSSLSLSNATNLSLKTPYVSDQTQKIVLRRRVSYRQRITANEFDDVVNKMCQEQGVSSFTQSESILSNVAHADAALEVTNDIIHSNTALYAQTDTAEISKAATTEDKSTVEVSPTQRGPQQAELEPEEDAMVVTSGIEEDSAAEEQEPEMASQEEEEEGEEVEAKVASNPEEEEQDTDSLQEEVEEGRNRTIECIERQSRTSEGALLVPVPNSTSSSSNVQLSPEQKEAAEEPDGDEGNAVGDGDQLEEVQDFQEDVEEFEENYDGDDDDEDDDDDQELEEPPIDTPDFVRARRKTFQLPDATPFKPQPSSSTAGVPPAKAKPVRKRRSRAQPKNDGLPKNYLMKTFRHFAKTKVSGDVYSFLKDTTDTFLERMAEDLETFAAHAGRKTIEVEDVELLLRRQGYVNDKVPVQVLIEKYLRMDQRKILIPIATSGNAVFPKMKKR from the exons atgtTGTTTGAGGAGAAAGACACGCCGCGCAAAGTTCTCATGGATATTCTGCAAACTG ATCCTGTCAAGTCACCGGTGGTTCCTTTGGAGCCGCAGCCATCTGTAGCAGACACCCAGTGTCCCAG cTTGGAGCTGTCCGAGTGGGATCTCTCCAACCCAACAATTGGGGTGACCAGCGTGGCCAAGCGTCTGACTAGGGAGAGACCGCGTCGTAGCCTCAATGTCACTGCCTTTGTGGAACGGGTTGAAAAAGATT ATGCGGAAAATGAAGACGATAATTCAGCGCAACAAGATTCCTCCTTGTCTTTATCCAA CGCCACTAATTTGAGTCTCAAAACGCCCTATGTGAGCGATCAGACCCAGAAGATAGTTCTAAGGAGGAGAGTTTCTTACCGTCAAAGAATCACGGCAAATGAGTTTGACGACGTTGTCAATAAGATGTGCCAAGAGCAAG GAGTTAGCAGCTTTACCCAATCGGAGTCCATCTTGAGCAATGTCGCCCACGCCGATGCGGCTCTTGAAGTCACCAACGACATTATTCACTCTAACACTGCCCTCTACGCGCAAACCGACACCGCCGAAATTTCCAAGGCCGCCACGACGGAGGACAAGTCGACGGTCGAGGTGTCGCCGACTCAGAGGGGGCCGCAGCAGGCGGAATTAGAGCCTGAGGAAGATGCGATGGTTGTCACTTCTGGAATTGAAGAGGACTCAGCAGCAGAAGAGCAGGAGCCTGAAATGGCAtctcaagaagaagaagaagaaggagaggAGGTGGAAGCCAAGGTTGCATCCAATCCCGAAGAGGAAGAACAAGACACGGACAGCCTGCAGGAAGAAGTGGAAGAGGGAAGGAATCGAACCATTGAATGTATCGAGCGGCAATCTCGTACATCAGAGGGTGCTCTCTTGGTGCCTGTTCCCAACAGCACCAGCTCTTCCAGCAATGTCCAACTTAGTCCCGAGCAGAAAGAAGCCGCTGAAGAACCGGACGGCGACGAAGGAAACGCTGTAGGGGATGGTGATCAGCTAGAAGAGGTTCAGGATTTCCAGGAGGATGTTGAAGAGTTTGAGGAAAATTACGATGGtgacgacgatgatgaggatgatgatgacgaccaAGAACTTGAAG AACCCCCCATTGACACGCCAGATTTTGTTCGAGCAAGAAGAAAAACTTTCCAACTGCCCGATGCCACCCCTTTCAAGCCGCAACCAAG TAGTTCTACTGCAGGTGTACCACCAGCCAAAGCGAAGCCGGTGAGAAAACGAAGGAGCAGAGCGCAACCCAAGAACGACGGTCTTCCCAAAAATTACCTAATGAAGACATTTCGGCACTTTGCGAAAACAAAAGTCTCTGGAGACGTTTactcttttttaaaagacac GACGGATACATTCTTGGAGCGGATGGCCGAAGACCTGGAAACCTTCGCCGCTCATGCAGGGAGAAAAACCATCGAGGTGGAAGATGTTGAACTTCTTCTGAGGAG ACAGGGTTACGTGAACGACAAAGTGCCCGTACAAGTCCTGATTGAGAAATACCTCCGTATGGACCAGCGCAAGATTCTCATCCCCATTGCAACCAGCGGGAATGctgtttttccaaaaatgaaGAAACGATGA
- the LOC144093315 gene encoding protein FAM117A-like isoform X1 produces the protein MSGRSGATLGPQPLKATVPYQLASKHRTKGRDGKLAKKAKAQQLSPGMRRTMSLDAIIGPYLQGHWPKEPEGALCRKDKSTQTPNWSDKMPSRKDDGNADGGAVNHKRSASWGSAEHLEEVESAITKIKQQLQTRGKPAVSGGLDRDRQRGSALGSCSLGTVQTQPIAIPLPPLSTLVPRLRCSVEGLNQELEGMFVCQPGHRQHQLLDVPDGHRAPFPPQSRSSGSQSDPASITPPSPSSISSSPCSSPTSTSPPVSHDTSLDMHKGLDLLSPTFLSEGDLLLMSSSPGPNKSYCFQREPPEGCEKVRVWEETSSPKNQKAAPVSSCPDPNKVNFTPHGGSAFYPLLPSMDLLFCSLSVSHDPPTATN, from the exons ATGTCAGGCCGGAGTGGGGCGACTCTGGGCCCGCAGCCGCTTAAGGCGACCGTCCCTTACCAGCTGGCCAGCAAGCACCGAACCAAAGGCAGGGATGGCAAGTTAG CCAAGAAGGCCAAAGCGCAGCAGCTGAGTCCCGGCATGCGACGGACGATGTCACTGGACGCCATCATCGGCCCGTATCTCCAAGGCCATTGGCCCAAAGAACCGGAGGGCGCCTTGTGTCGAAAGGACAAATCCACACAG ACGCCCAATTGGTCGGACAAAATGCCGAGCAGGAAGGATGACGGCAACGCCGACGGGGGAGCCGTCAACCACAAGCGCTCGGCCTCGTGGGGCAGCGCTGAGCATCTAGAAGAAGTAGAGTctgct ATCACTAAAATCAAACAACAGCTGCAGACGCGTGGCAAACCTGCCGTCTCGGGGGGGCTCGACCGAGACCGCCAGCGCGGCTCCGCTCTCGGGAGTTGTAGCCTGGGAACCGTTCAG ACGCAGCCCATCGCCATCCCGCTACCGCCGCTTTCGACGTTGGTGCCTCGGCTGCGTTGCAGCGTGGAAGGCCTCAACCAAGAGCTGGAAGGCATGTTCGTCTGTCAACCGGGACATCGCCAACACCAG CTTCTGGATGTTCCCGATGGCCACCGTGCGCCATTCCCACCTCAAAGCCGCAGCAGCGGATCTCAAAGCGACCCGGCGTCCATCACTCCTCCTTCGCCGTCTTCCATTTCATCTTCACCGTGCTCCTCTCCCACTTCCACCTCGCCCCCTGTATCTCACGACACCTCCCTGGACATGCACAAAG GGTTGGATCTTCTATCCCCGACGTTCCTGAGCGAGGGTGACCTTCTGCTGATGTCCTCTTCGCCCGGACCAAACAAAAGCTACTGCTTCCAGAGAGAACCTCCGGAGGGTTGTGAAAAAGTCAGGGTCTGGGAGGAGACCAG CTCTCCAAAGAATCAAAAAGCAGCACCGGTCTCCTCCTGCCCCGACCCCAACAAGGTCAATTTCACCCCCCACGGTGGTTCTGCCTTCTACCCGCTCTTGCCATCCATGGACCTCCTCTTCTGTAGCCTCTCCGTCAGCCACGATCCTCCCACTGCTACCAACTGA
- the ndufa4b gene encoding cytochrome c oxidase subunit NDUFA4 — translation MSMLGTVAKQLKNHPALIPLFIFIGGGTVMSALYLGRLALKNPDVCWDRKNNPEPWNKMEPNHQYKLFTINMDYSKLKKDRPDF, via the exons ATGTCGATGCTCGGAACCGTCGCCAAGCAGCTCAAGAACCACCCAGCT TTGATCCCCTTGTTCATCTTTATTGGTGGTGGAACAGTCATGAGTGCTCTGTACCTTGGCAGACTTGCGTTGAAGAATCCTGACGTCTG CTGGGATCGCAAGAACAACCCTGAGCCTTGGAACAAAATGGAGCCCAATCACCAGTACAAG CTTTTTACAATAAACATGGACTACTCCAAGCTGAAGAAGGATAGACCTGATTTCTAA
- the spop gene encoding speckle-type POZ protein, giving the protein MSRVPSPPPPAEMSSGPVAESWCYTQIKVVKFSYMWTINNFSFCREEMGEVIKSSTFSSGANDKLKWCLRVNPKGLDEESKDYLSLYLLLVSCPKAEVRAKFKFSILNAKGEETKAMESQRAYRFVQGKDWGFKKFIRRDFLLDEANGLLPDDKLTLFCEVSVVQDSVNISGQNTMNMVKVPDCRLADELGGLWENSRFTDCSLCVAGQEFQAHKAILAARSPVFSAMFEHEMEESKKNRVEINDVEPDVFKEMMCFIYTDKAPNLDKMADDLLAAADKYALERLKVMCEDALCTSLSVENAAEILILADLHSADQLKTQAVDFINYHAAEVMETSGWKSMVDSHPHLVAEAYRSLASAQCPFLGPPRKRLKQS; this is encoded by the exons ATGTCAAGAGTCCCGAGCCCCCCACCCCCAGCGGAAATGTCCAGCGGGCCTGTGGCTGAGAGCTGGTGCTACACGcag ATCAAAGTCGTAAAGTTTTCGTACATGTGGACCATCAACAACTTCAGCTTCTGTCGCGAGGAGATGGGCGAGGTCATCAAGAGCTCCACGTTCTCCTCGGGCGCCAATGACAAGCTCAAGTG gTGTTTGCGAGTCAATCCCAAAGGCCTGGACGAGGAGAGCAAAGACTACCTTTCGCTCTACCTGCTGCTGGTCAGCTGTCCCAAGGCCGAAGTCCGAGCCAAATTCAAGTTCTCCATTCTCAACGCCAAAGGGGAGGAGACCAAAGCCATGG AAAGCCAGCGGGCCTATCGCTTCGTGCAGGGTAAAGATTggggatttaaaaaattcaTACGGAGAGACTTCCTCCTCGATGAAGCCAACGGTCTTCTGCCCGACGACAAGCTCACGCTCTTCTGCGAG GTGAGCGTGGTGCAAGACTCCGTTAACATTTCGGGCCAGAACACCATGAATATGGTGAAGGTCCCGGACTGCCGACTGGCCGATGAGCTTGGCGGCTTGTGGGAGAACTCGCGTTTCACCGACTGTTCACTGTGCGTGGCCGGACAGGAGTTTCAAGCCCACAAAGCTATCCTGGCAG ctcgCTCGCCTGTGTTCAGCGCCATGTTTGAACATGAAATGGAAGAGAGTAAAAAG AACCGTGTGGAAATCAACGACGTGGAGCCTGATGTCTTCAAAGAAATGATGTGTTTCATCTACACAGACAAGGCCCCCAACCTGGACAAGATGGCCGACGACCTGCTTGCCGCCGCTGACAAA TACGCCTTGGAGAGACTGAAAGTCATGTGCGAGGACGCGCTCTGCACCAGCCTGTCCGTGGAGAACGCCGCCGAGATCCTCATCCTGGCCGACCTGCACAGCGCCGACCAGCTCAAAACGCAGGCCGTTGACTTCATCAACTA CCACGCAGCCGAAGTGATGGAGACATCTGGCTGGAAGTCCATGGTGGACTCCCACCCTCACCTGGTGGCTGAGGCGTACCGCTCGCTAGCGTCGGCCCAGTGCCCCTTCCTGGGGCCGCCTCGCAAGCGTCTCAAACAATCTTAA
- the LOC144093315 gene encoding protein FAM117A-like isoform X2, producing MSGRSGATLGPQPLKATVPYQLASKHRTKGRDGKLAKKAKAQQLSPGMRRTMSLDAIIGPYLQGHWPKEPEGALCRKDKSTQTPNWSDKMPSRKDDGNADGGAVNHKRSASWGSAEHLEEITKIKQQLQTRGKPAVSGGLDRDRQRGSALGSCSLGTVQTQPIAIPLPPLSTLVPRLRCSVEGLNQELEGMFVCQPGHRQHQLLDVPDGHRAPFPPQSRSSGSQSDPASITPPSPSSISSSPCSSPTSTSPPVSHDTSLDMHKGLDLLSPTFLSEGDLLLMSSSPGPNKSYCFQREPPEGCEKVRVWEETSSPKNQKAAPVSSCPDPNKVNFTPHGGSAFYPLLPSMDLLFCSLSVSHDPPTATN from the exons ATGTCAGGCCGGAGTGGGGCGACTCTGGGCCCGCAGCCGCTTAAGGCGACCGTCCCTTACCAGCTGGCCAGCAAGCACCGAACCAAAGGCAGGGATGGCAAGTTAG CCAAGAAGGCCAAAGCGCAGCAGCTGAGTCCCGGCATGCGACGGACGATGTCACTGGACGCCATCATCGGCCCGTATCTCCAAGGCCATTGGCCCAAAGAACCGGAGGGCGCCTTGTGTCGAAAGGACAAATCCACACAG ACGCCCAATTGGTCGGACAAAATGCCGAGCAGGAAGGATGACGGCAACGCCGACGGGGGAGCCGTCAACCACAAGCGCTCGGCCTCGTGGGGCAGCGCTGAGCATCTAGAAGAA ATCACTAAAATCAAACAACAGCTGCAGACGCGTGGCAAACCTGCCGTCTCGGGGGGGCTCGACCGAGACCGCCAGCGCGGCTCCGCTCTCGGGAGTTGTAGCCTGGGAACCGTTCAG ACGCAGCCCATCGCCATCCCGCTACCGCCGCTTTCGACGTTGGTGCCTCGGCTGCGTTGCAGCGTGGAAGGCCTCAACCAAGAGCTGGAAGGCATGTTCGTCTGTCAACCGGGACATCGCCAACACCAG CTTCTGGATGTTCCCGATGGCCACCGTGCGCCATTCCCACCTCAAAGCCGCAGCAGCGGATCTCAAAGCGACCCGGCGTCCATCACTCCTCCTTCGCCGTCTTCCATTTCATCTTCACCGTGCTCCTCTCCCACTTCCACCTCGCCCCCTGTATCTCACGACACCTCCCTGGACATGCACAAAG GGTTGGATCTTCTATCCCCGACGTTCCTGAGCGAGGGTGACCTTCTGCTGATGTCCTCTTCGCCCGGACCAAACAAAAGCTACTGCTTCCAGAGAGAACCTCCGGAGGGTTGTGAAAAAGTCAGGGTCTGGGAGGAGACCAG CTCTCCAAAGAATCAAAAAGCAGCACCGGTCTCCTCCTGCCCCGACCCCAACAAGGTCAATTTCACCCCCCACGGTGGTTCTGCCTTCTACCCGCTCTTGCCATCCATGGACCTCCTCTTCTGTAGCCTCTCCGTCAGCCACGATCCTCCCACTGCTACCAACTGA
- the LOC144093033 gene encoding RUN domain-containing protein 3A-like has protein sequence MEPCCMAMGELSKKASTRNVVVERKNLITVCRFSVKTLLEKSTAEPIDDSSEEFTNFAAILEHILSHHFKGSGSWFDGQRSFWDFIRLACAKLPNSCISSIECMENISPSRAKGRAWIRVALMEKRLSEYIATALRDTRTTRRFYADGAIMLREEASVLTGMLIGLGAIDFSFCLKGVGLDGKIHAVVDYTPYLKFTQSYDYVSDDEDERLSVDSGTSDDSIPEHPYVPLVSDDETWRTKCRKMEQRFKIVHAQKGYLEELVRLRESQLKNAEAENKKLMARLDEAQGQSQQEKKELETVVIELQEQLTSLIPSDSSHLAKNLTIPLINQWPLLGPYDNQNHVKLFRRRSFPSTELLSVEMSLDSDLLLPEAKRNGGAWCTEKDYTPSLMGLCGSLGSFPSCKSLSSLKSSECLVNISTENSPALSPS, from the exons GTTTTCAGTGAAGACCCTCTTAGAAAAATCCACAGCCGAGCCCATCGATGACTCATCGGAGGAGTTTACCAATTTTGCCGCCATCTTGGAGCACATTCTCAGCCACCATTTTAAAG gttCCGGTAGCTGGTTTGACGGCCAGAGGAGTTTCTGGGACTTCATCCGTCTGGCTTGTGCCAAACTCCCCAACAGTTGCATTAGCAGCATTGAGTGCATGGAGAACATTAGCCCCTCGCGTGCTAAA GGCCGAGCCTGGATACGAGTGGCCCTTATGGAGAAAAGGCTATCCGAGTACATAGCCACTGCCCTTCGGGACACGAGAACAACAAG GCGTTTCTATGCGGATGGAGCTATCATGCTAAGGGAAGAAGCTTCTGTGCTAACTGGGATGCTAATAGGCCTCGGAGCCATTGACTTTAG TTTCTGTCTTAAGGGGGTAGGCTTGGatgggaaaatccacgcagTTGTTGACTACACACCATATTTGAAGTTCACACAAAG CTATGACTACGTTAGCGACGACGAGGACGAGCGTCTAAGTGTCGACAGCGGTACGAGCGACGACAGCATCCCAGAACATCCTTACGTTCCGCTGGTCTCAGACGACGAGACCTGGAGGACAAAATGTCGCAAAATGGAGCAGAGGTTCAAAATCGTTCACGCTCAGAAG GGTTATCTGGAAGAACTGGTGCGCCTGCGAGAGTCCCAGCTGAAAAACGCCGAAGCGGAAAACAAGAAGCTGATGGCCCGTCTGGATGAAGCTCAAGGCCAAAGTCAACAGGAGAAGAAAGAGCTGGAGACCGTCGTAATAGAGCTTCAGGAGCAATT AACCAGTTTAATCCCATCCGATAGCAGCCATTTAGCCAAGAACCTGACCATCCCACTCATCAACCAATGGCCTCTTCTGGGCCCGTATGACAACCAGAACCACGTCAAACTCTTCCGCAG GAGGAGCTTCCCTAGCACGGAGCTACTGTCCGTGGAGATGAGTCTGGATTCGGACCTGCTTCTGCCAGAAGCGAAGCGGAATGGCGGCGCCTGGTGCACAG AAAAGGACTACACGCCTTCCCTGATGGGACTCTGCGGTTCTTTGGGCTCCTTTCCAAGCTGCAAGTCTCTCTCAAGCCTCAAATCCAGTGAGTGCCTGGTCAACATCAGCACGGAAAACAGCCCCGCACTTTCTCCCAGCTAG